From a region of the Impatiens glandulifera chromosome 4, dImpGla2.1, whole genome shotgun sequence genome:
- the LOC124934444 gene encoding zinc transporter 3-like: MEKKLQTFNSFIKLITLILLITSLIKPIYSKPTTCNQTSQNNSGDKKQALHYKIAAIISILTSSAAGICIPLASKNSNALHPDSGIHFLAKSFAAGVILATGFIHILPDAFESLTSPCLAGEDGRAWADGFPVAGLVGMIAAIGTFLIEGFAAGHHKRMELRKAQPVIGDEEVEMNSGSNDVVGPVGAILMIQRSEESHLIRSRVISQILEVGIVIHSIIIGISLGATQRPSTIKPLIAALSFHQFFEGIGLGGCISQARFTFRGIVIMVLFFALTAPTGIVVGIGISSVYDENSHTSLIVEGILNSASAGILIYMALVDLMAPDIMNSKLQTNAKLQVSSFSMLVMGAFCMAFLAKLEIMN, translated from the exons atggAGAAAAAGTTGCAGACTTTTAATTCCTTCAtcaaattaataactttaattcTCCTCATCACTTCACTCATCAAACCCATCTATTCAAAACCCACAACATGCAACCAAACATCACAAAACAATTCCGGCGACAAAAAACAAGCTCTTCACTACAAGATCGCCGCCATAATTTCAATCCTTACATCTAGTGCCGCCGGAATTTGCATCCCATTAGCATCTAAAAACTCAAACGCCTTACACCCAGATAGTGGAATTCATTTTCTAGCTAAATCATTCGCTGCCGGCGTAATACTTGCCACTGGTTTCATTCATATTCTCCCTGATGCCTTTGAGAGTCTCACTAGTCCATGTCTCGCCGGAGAAGATGGTCGGGCTTGGGCTGATGGGTTTCCGGTGGCCGGACTTGTGGGAATGATTGCTGCTATTGGTACGTTTTTAATTGAAGGATTCGCCGCCGGTCATCATAAGAGAATGGAACTTAGAAAAGCTCAGCCGGTTATAGGGGATGAGGAGGTGGAGATGAACAGTGGTTCAAATGATGTTGTGGGTCCTGTTGGTGCTATTTTAATGATACAGCGATCCGAGGAATCGCATCTTATTCGGAGTCGCGTAATATCTCAG ATATTAGAGGTGGGGATAGTAATCCATTCGATAATAATTGGGATATCACTTGGTGCAACACAAAGACCTAGCACAATCAAACCTCTTATAGCTGCTTTGAGCTTTCACCAATTCTTTGAAGGCATCGGACTTGGCGGTTGCATTTCTCAAGCGAGATTTACCTTTCGAGGTATCGTGATCATGGTACTCTTCTTTGCCCTAACTGCTCCGACAGGAATCGTAGTTGGGATAGGCATATCAAGTGTGTATGATGAGAATAGTCATACATCCCTTATTGTGGAAGGAATTTTGAATTCAGCATCAGCGGGGATATTAATCTATATGGCTTTGGTCGATCTTATGGCGCCGGATATAATGAACTCGAAGCTTCAAACTAATGCCAAGCTCCAAGTTAGCTCATTCTCTATGCTTGTTATGGGAGCGTTTTGCATGGCCTTTTTAGCCAAATTGGAGATCATGAACTAA